The following are encoded in a window of Brevibacillus sp. DP1.3A genomic DNA:
- a CDS encoding flavin reductase family protein — MEIAIHEIERQEKYKLLIGCIVPRPIAWVTSLGEGTIVNAAPFSYFNVASIEPMMVSVAVMRKPGSVPKDTARNIMQTGEFVVNMVDVHNVDAVNQTSADYPPEISEVEALGLEVAPSVLVKVPRLRASRIHFECKLHQIVELGSPTTSDLIIGEVVHVHVADELYHAGRIDAAAFAPVSRLAGHTYATLGEQFDRPRPVYEPPAK, encoded by the coding sequence ATGGAAATCGCTATTCACGAGATTGAACGGCAGGAAAAATACAAGCTCTTGATCGGATGTATCGTCCCGAGGCCGATCGCTTGGGTCACCTCGTTAGGGGAGGGGACGATCGTCAATGCCGCTCCTTTCAGCTATTTTAATGTCGCCAGCATTGAACCGATGATGGTGTCGGTTGCCGTCATGCGCAAGCCGGGTAGTGTCCCAAAAGATACGGCACGAAACATCATGCAAACGGGAGAATTCGTGGTCAATATGGTGGACGTACACAATGTGGATGCGGTCAATCAGACTTCTGCTGATTATCCGCCAGAGATCAGTGAAGTAGAGGCATTGGGGCTGGAAGTCGCCCCATCTGTTCTCGTCAAGGTGCCGAGACTGCGTGCATCCCGCATCCATTTTGAGTGCAAGCTGCATCAGATTGTGGAATTAGGTAGTCCGACGACTTCGGATTTGATTATCGGGGAAGTGGTGCATGTACATGTAGCGGATGAGCTGTATCATGCAGGAAGGATTGATGCAGCAGCGTTTGCACCCGTTAGTAGATTAGCGGGTCATACGTATGCGACTCTCGGCGAACAGTTTGATCGTCCCCGCCCTGTTTATGAGCCGCCTGCTAAATGA
- the nadE gene encoding NAD(+) synthase, which translates to MDKFQEHLANYQIHVKEDVEKRIAFIREQIDGNGLGGAVVGISGGIDSAVTAALCVRALGSERVIGVWLPAYSQTVHETDSKQLAEAIGLNLHTVDVGPAYDALVPAIEGVLGLDDKTKGNTKARLRMTVLYAIANQKGYLVADTCNRSEIHVGYMTKGGDGLADFNPVASLTKHEMRILAAELGVPAEIITKPPSADLWEGQTDEQEMGFTYEDLDRLLITGETRPEAKERIDYLHRISEHKRNIMPGI; encoded by the coding sequence GTGGACAAGTTTCAAGAACATCTGGCGAACTACCAGATTCATGTAAAAGAAGACGTGGAAAAACGTATTGCCTTTATTCGTGAGCAAATTGACGGAAATGGCCTCGGCGGTGCAGTCGTCGGTATTTCTGGTGGGATTGACAGTGCCGTTACGGCAGCGCTGTGTGTTCGTGCTTTAGGCTCTGAACGCGTCATTGGCGTTTGGTTGCCTGCTTACTCGCAAACCGTTCATGAAACGGATTCCAAGCAACTTGCTGAAGCGATTGGATTGAATTTGCACACGGTAGATGTAGGGCCTGCCTACGACGCTTTGGTTCCTGCTATCGAAGGTGTACTTGGGCTTGATGACAAAACAAAGGGAAATACAAAGGCTCGTTTGCGGATGACAGTGTTGTACGCCATCGCTAACCAAAAAGGATACTTGGTAGCGGATACGTGCAACCGCAGCGAGATTCATGTTGGCTATATGACAAAAGGCGGAGACGGTCTTGCTGACTTTAATCCAGTAGCAAGCCTGACGAAGCATGAGATGCGAATTCTCGCTGCTGAGCTCGGGGTGCCTGCTGAGATCATTACGAAGCCGCCTTCAGCTGATTTGTGGGAAGGGCAGACAGATGAACAGGAGATGGGCTTCACCTATGAGGATCTGGATCGTTTGCTGATTACAGGGGAAACTCGTCCGGAAGCCAAAGAACGCATTGATTACCTGCATCGAATCTCTGAGCATAAGCGCAATATCATGCCAGGCATATAG
- a CDS encoding DUF2062 domain-containing protein has translation MWKKTYRKLKFEYYKVLRMKGAPAFVARGFSLGIFIEFITLPTFGLAFLLLFPLSKLFRASLPAGLVAFVIGKLILPLFILFNYNIGYVLIGKPLQGHLIHHESGMQWLVWVKEKGLVYFTGSAIMGLIVAFVSYFLVLTGLQLYRRKKLRRSLPEESPTP, from the coding sequence ATGTGGAAAAAAACATATCGAAAGCTAAAATTCGAATACTACAAGGTGCTGAGAATGAAAGGGGCTCCAGCTTTTGTCGCCCGCGGATTTTCGCTCGGAATCTTCATCGAGTTCATTACCCTGCCTACTTTTGGCCTCGCGTTTCTGTTGCTTTTCCCGCTAAGCAAGCTGTTTCGCGCCAGTTTGCCCGCTGGTTTGGTTGCGTTTGTCATCGGAAAGCTCATCTTACCGCTTTTCATCCTTTTCAATTACAATATTGGATACGTGTTGATCGGCAAACCGTTACAAGGGCATTTGATCCACCACGAGTCTGGGATGCAATGGCTTGTCTGGGTGAAAGAAAAAGGACTTGTCTATTTTACCGGGAGTGCCATCATGGGGCTGATAGTCGCTTTTGTGAGCTACTTTCTCGTTTTAACTGGTCTTCAATTGTATCGTCGCAAGAAATTACGGCGCTCATTACCTGAAGAAAGCCCTACCCCTTAA
- a CDS encoding homogentisate 1,2-dioxygenase — protein MAFYQRMGEVPQKRHTTFYKPDGGLYREQVMGTKGFSGIQSILYHHNPPTQVRETRKYADVRLEYVEQIDLKHQHFKTFDVQPGGDPIFGRRYMLGNNDVVMAVCAPTEPMDYFYRNADGDEVVFVHQGEGELQTIFGTLTYKPGDYLVIPIGTTYRIVPSVQSRFLVIESQNEIVPPKRYRNEHGQLLEHSPFCERDIRLPEKLVTHVESGDFEVRVKRQSVVYSYFFDFHPFDVVGWDGYLYPYALSVHDFEPITGRIHQPPPVHQTFAGQNFVICSFVPRMYDYHPQAIPAPYYHSNVESDEVLYYVDGNFMSRKGIYEGSITLHPMGIPHGPHPGKVEASIGKKETQELAVMLDTFNPLHVTKQALEIEDEAYMSSWLPPQE, from the coding sequence ATGGCTTTTTATCAACGAATGGGGGAAGTTCCACAAAAGCGGCATACGACGTTTTACAAGCCGGATGGGGGACTGTACCGCGAGCAAGTGATGGGAACCAAAGGGTTTTCCGGAATTCAATCAATCCTCTATCATCACAATCCGCCTACCCAAGTGAGGGAGACGCGCAAATACGCAGATGTTCGCTTGGAATATGTGGAGCAGATTGATTTGAAGCATCAGCATTTTAAAACGTTTGATGTTCAGCCGGGTGGGGACCCGATTTTCGGACGTCGCTACATGCTGGGGAATAACGATGTCGTCATGGCAGTATGCGCACCGACAGAGCCTATGGATTACTTTTATCGCAACGCGGATGGGGATGAAGTCGTCTTTGTCCATCAAGGTGAGGGAGAATTGCAAACGATTTTCGGTACACTCACTTACAAGCCCGGCGACTACCTCGTCATTCCGATCGGCACGACCTATCGGATTGTACCTTCTGTGCAGAGTCGTTTCCTCGTCATCGAGTCACAGAATGAGATCGTGCCACCAAAGCGTTATCGCAACGAGCACGGTCAATTGTTGGAACATTCGCCGTTTTGTGAACGTGATATTCGTTTGCCTGAAAAATTGGTGACACATGTGGAAAGCGGAGACTTCGAGGTGCGCGTCAAACGCCAATCTGTGGTCTACAGCTACTTCTTTGACTTCCATCCGTTCGATGTCGTTGGCTGGGACGGTTATTTGTATCCGTATGCACTGAGTGTTCATGATTTTGAACCGATTACTGGACGCATTCATCAACCGCCACCTGTCCATCAAACCTTTGCCGGTCAAAACTTTGTCATCTGCTCGTTCGTTCCGCGGATGTACGACTATCATCCGCAAGCAATCCCTGCGCCTTACTACCACAGTAATGTAGAAAGTGACGAGGTGTTATACTACGTTGATGGCAATTTTATGAGCAGAAAAGGTATTTATGAGGGTTCGATCACTCTGCATCCAATGGGGATTCCTCACGGGCCGCATCCAGGCAAGGTAGAGGCGAGCATTGGGAAAAAAGAAACACAAGAGCTGGCTGTGATGCTGGACACATTCAACCCGCTTCACGTTACAAAGCAAGCGTTGGAAATTGAGGATGAGGCATACATGTCAAGCTGGTTGCCACCGCAGGAATAG
- a CDS encoding 3'-5' exoribonuclease YhaM family protein, which yields MKYLLDYQEGERVVAFCLIKSKEAGVASNQSEYLNLELGDRSGTITAKLWDVNAEMKEWINVKAVVKIDAAVQVYRGKKQLVIQRIRPAAASDEVQMESLIPISPVPVDELWTKLTHAVDSLQSATLKAIIQEALATEEIQDRLRHYPAGVRMHHNYYHGLLEHIVSLLTAAQSLLPLYPQVDRDVVIATCILHDIGKLYELSDPIAPDYTTPGQLIGHLVMGVEMVSGICRKLDISLGDAEVLHLKHCILSHHGEVENGWGSAVSGKTPTAVMFHYLDQIDSKMNALSQTLADMTEEEEWAYAGVLRRKVWRGY from the coding sequence ATGAAATATTTATTGGATTATCAAGAGGGAGAGCGTGTTGTCGCTTTTTGCCTGATTAAAAGCAAGGAAGCTGGCGTAGCGAGTAACCAGAGTGAATACTTGAATCTGGAGCTGGGAGATCGCTCCGGAACGATCACGGCAAAGCTATGGGATGTCAATGCAGAAATGAAGGAATGGATCAACGTCAAGGCTGTCGTGAAGATCGACGCTGCCGTCCAAGTGTATCGTGGGAAAAAGCAACTGGTGATTCAACGGATCAGACCGGCTGCCGCATCCGACGAAGTTCAGATGGAGTCGCTCATTCCGATCTCACCAGTTCCAGTAGATGAACTGTGGACAAAGCTTACCCATGCAGTCGACAGCCTGCAGAGTGCCACGCTCAAGGCCATTATTCAAGAAGCGCTGGCAACAGAGGAGATTCAGGATCGCCTTCGCCATTATCCGGCTGGTGTTCGCATGCACCACAACTATTATCATGGTTTGCTCGAGCATATTGTCTCTCTGTTGACGGCGGCACAGAGCCTCTTGCCACTGTATCCACAAGTAGACAGGGATGTAGTGATTGCGACTTGTATCTTGCACGATATTGGAAAACTGTACGAGCTATCTGATCCCATCGCCCCGGATTACACCACGCCAGGTCAGTTGATTGGTCATCTGGTCATGGGAGTCGAGATGGTAAGCGGCATTTGCCGCAAGCTAGATATTTCTTTAGGGGACGCGGAGGTTCTGCACTTGAAGCATTGCATTTTGAGTCATCATGGAGAGGTAGAGAACGGCTGGGGCAGTGCTGTATCTGGAAAAACGCCTACAGCTGTCATGTTCCATTACCTGGACCAGATCGACAGCAAAATGAACGCTTTGAGCCAAACATTAGCGGACATGACGGAAGAAGAGGAATGGGCGTACGCTGGCGTGCTTAGAAGAAAAGTCTGGCGCGGGTATTAA
- a CDS encoding LLM class flavin-dependent oxidoreductase, producing MSDTISSKQLRDIPLSVLDLAPITEGSNAAESYKNSLNLAQQVEKWGFTRYWLAEHHAMPSVASSATSVLIGYIAGGTSKIRVGSGGIMLPNHAPLVIAEQFGTLESLYPGRIDLGLGRAPGADQRTARALRRDLRIGGDDFPELLEELREYLRPRTSESASAIRAIPGEGLNIPIWLLGSSDFSARLAGMLGLPFAFAGHFSPNFTLPALQTYRHCFRPSEVLDQPYAMVGVNVMAADTDELANRLATSHYQAFLNLVRGDLKPIQPPVDNMDELWSEFEKLSVQAQLRSSIIGSPVTVKRKLQELVDATGADELMITTQMYHHADRVRSFEIVADVWKS from the coding sequence ATGTCCGATACAATCTCATCTAAGCAGCTTCGAGATATCCCATTGTCCGTTCTTGATTTAGCACCTATTACGGAGGGTAGCAACGCTGCTGAATCGTACAAAAACAGTCTCAATCTGGCACAACAAGTGGAAAAATGGGGATTTACACGTTATTGGCTCGCCGAACACCACGCAATGCCCAGCGTAGCCAGCTCTGCCACCTCCGTTCTCATCGGTTACATTGCCGGAGGCACAAGTAAAATCCGTGTAGGCTCAGGCGGCATTATGCTGCCCAACCATGCTCCACTCGTGATCGCCGAGCAATTCGGGACACTGGAGTCTCTCTATCCAGGTCGGATCGACTTAGGTCTTGGACGCGCACCCGGGGCGGATCAACGAACGGCACGTGCGCTACGCCGCGATTTGCGGATTGGTGGAGACGATTTCCCGGAGTTATTGGAGGAGCTGCGTGAATATCTTCGTCCGCGAACAAGCGAGTCGGCATCAGCCATCCGTGCTATCCCTGGCGAAGGTCTGAACATCCCGATCTGGCTGCTCGGTTCCAGCGATTTCTCAGCGCGACTGGCGGGCATGCTCGGTTTGCCGTTTGCTTTTGCTGGGCATTTTTCGCCGAACTTCACCTTGCCTGCATTGCAGACGTATCGCCATTGTTTCCGTCCATCGGAAGTGCTGGATCAGCCATATGCCATGGTTGGCGTCAATGTAATGGCTGCCGATACCGATGAGCTCGCGAATCGACTGGCCACCTCCCATTACCAGGCATTTTTAAATCTCGTCCGCGGCGATCTCAAGCCAATCCAACCACCTGTGGACAATATGGATGAGCTATGGAGCGAATTCGAAAAACTGTCTGTCCAAGCACAGCTGCGGTCTTCCATCATCGGCAGCCCTGTTACCGTGAAAAGAAAACTGCAAGAGTTGGTCGATGCTACAGGCGCAGATGAGCTCATGATTACGACGCAAATGTACCACCATGCCGATCGTGTGCGCTCTTTTGAAATTGTCGCCGACGTCTGGAAGTCCTAA
- a CDS encoding YcdB/YcdC domain-containing protein, which yields MKKRNRAAMFVLAVSMVTTPVALLHPLSSYAYDGKSSLEPIELPEDIVHLLTELKDDYVPLMKDLHVDSYGGTSNSGYVINLSDRKSVITTNTTLNISTNPDGDMTSFVLHDVNRDKTTKINKKEAYQKAVDFIRNYIAVDHVISTQAMLSFDRVSELDHLAVVSIYPQLNNTWVDKEMARVMVDAKGQVVRFQQEKVKLPTTAEVADPSKAVPLEKAMKEWQDKVSLELVYDESAGKLIYVPDQLPTIDALSGEEVPSVYKTTSETMKIKGTADMGVWRDAKKMEQMLEKDFGLKLNQRTYKNVKEDKKYKNSDIDRHEWNASSYQSAWITLDRKTKSPIEFKLDGPVEKELEKPLTHDEAKDIAIQFVEKYLLSKEQSFSVKETSLVENLPGWADQNLVRPISSFAFHPEIDGIPSKRPLFYVEVDAKKGNVVLAQVNELPSMPATISKDGIVKDEKAKDAYVKEANLRLAYWYPKVGTHAAKLPQLAYLPTADAKSLQIDAATGAVEESWLEWKATQ from the coding sequence GTGAAAAAGCGAAACAGAGCTGCCATGTTTGTATTGGCAGTCAGCATGGTCACGACACCAGTGGCACTTCTGCATCCGTTGTCTTCCTATGCGTATGATGGCAAATCGAGTCTGGAACCCATTGAGTTGCCAGAAGACATCGTCCATTTGTTAACCGAGTTGAAAGATGACTATGTGCCTCTCATGAAGGACCTTCATGTGGACTCATATGGAGGGACAAGCAACTCGGGGTACGTCATTAATCTTTCGGATCGAAAGAGTGTCATTACCACAAATACGACGCTCAATATATCCACAAATCCAGATGGAGATATGACCAGTTTTGTCCTGCATGATGTGAATCGGGACAAAACAACCAAAATCAATAAAAAGGAAGCCTATCAAAAGGCTGTCGATTTTATTCGAAATTACATAGCGGTTGACCATGTTATTTCCACGCAAGCGATGCTCTCTTTCGATCGTGTGTCAGAGCTAGATCATCTGGCAGTTGTCAGCATCTACCCACAGTTGAACAATACATGGGTGGACAAAGAGATGGCACGGGTCATGGTTGACGCAAAGGGTCAGGTTGTCCGTTTTCAGCAAGAAAAGGTAAAGCTACCTACGACAGCAGAGGTAGCGGACCCAAGCAAGGCAGTACCGCTTGAAAAGGCAATGAAGGAGTGGCAAGACAAGGTATCCTTGGAATTGGTCTATGATGAGTCAGCAGGCAAGCTCATTTACGTGCCTGACCAATTGCCAACGATAGATGCTCTGTCTGGTGAAGAAGTTCCGTCTGTGTATAAAACAACGAGTGAGACGATGAAAATCAAAGGAACAGCCGACATGGGTGTCTGGCGAGATGCGAAAAAAATGGAGCAGATGCTCGAGAAGGATTTTGGTCTGAAGCTGAATCAACGCACATACAAAAATGTAAAAGAAGACAAAAAGTATAAAAACAGTGACATCGATCGCCATGAATGGAATGCGAGCTCGTATCAAAGTGCGTGGATTACCCTCGACCGTAAAACCAAATCACCAATTGAATTCAAGCTGGACGGTCCCGTAGAAAAGGAGCTTGAGAAGCCGCTCACACATGATGAGGCAAAAGACATCGCAATACAATTTGTGGAGAAATACTTATTGTCCAAAGAACAATCTTTCTCCGTAAAGGAGACGAGTCTTGTGGAAAATCTGCCAGGTTGGGCGGATCAAAATCTGGTGCGGCCGATCAGTAGCTTTGCGTTTCATCCTGAGATTGACGGTATCCCATCCAAGAGACCACTGTTTTACGTGGAAGTGGACGCAAAAAAGGGCAATGTAGTCCTTGCTCAAGTGAATGAACTGCCGTCCATGCCTGCTACCATCAGTAAAGACGGTATTGTCAAGGATGAGAAAGCAAAGGATGCGTATGTCAAAGAAGCAAATCTGCGCTTGGCATACTGGTATCCGAAGGTCGGTACACATGCAGCGAAACTGCCGCAGCTGGCCTATTTACCGACGGCTGATGCCAAGTCTTTGCAGATCGATGCTGCAACGGGTGCAGTGGAAGAAAGCTGGCTGGAATGGAAAGCTACCCAATAA
- a CDS encoding MBL fold metallo-hydrolase, protein MAQSYKLFTSCLWQTTSAVVSTEQRLYLFDPAYFPHEIEAIADYVQSVRNGRELVLVLTHGDWDHVVGVGKFPDATVIAQKGILTDGRIEKKMNKAKRFDGSYYVVRSYEVGMPKFTKFVEEAQEWQEVFFLPVPGHTHDQMATLFREQKLLVVGDMLSNLEFPFIDDSSAYLESLEKIERLVLQGDVEEVIPGHGVPAKGREEILHRIERDRQYLLDTRAVIFEGIANNVEEDVLKEQFSQLTYDGVSIDEHLLSSHDQNRDQLCKEAISQKG, encoded by the coding sequence ATGGCACAATCCTACAAGCTGTTTACAAGTTGTTTGTGGCAAACGACCAGTGCAGTCGTATCAACCGAGCAACGTCTCTACTTGTTTGATCCGGCCTATTTTCCCCATGAGATAGAGGCGATTGCTGACTATGTGCAGAGTGTGAGGAATGGAAGAGAGCTCGTTCTTGTCCTGACTCACGGAGATTGGGATCATGTTGTCGGAGTTGGCAAATTTCCGGATGCCACAGTCATTGCACAAAAGGGAATCCTGACCGATGGACGGATCGAGAAGAAGATGAACAAGGCGAAACGGTTTGACGGGTCGTATTACGTGGTCAGATCGTATGAAGTAGGAATGCCGAAATTCACGAAATTTGTGGAGGAAGCACAAGAGTGGCAGGAAGTCTTTTTCCTGCCTGTGCCAGGACACACGCACGACCAGATGGCGACCTTGTTCCGGGAGCAGAAGCTGCTTGTTGTCGGTGACATGCTATCCAATTTGGAGTTCCCGTTTATCGATGATAGCAGTGCCTATTTGGAGAGTCTGGAAAAAATCGAGCGGTTGGTCCTTCAAGGAGATGTGGAAGAAGTCATTCCTGGACACGGAGTACCTGCAAAAGGACGAGAGGAAATCCTGCATCGGATTGAACGGGATCGCCAGTACTTGTTGGATACACGTGCGGTTATTTTCGAGGGTATCGCCAATAACGTAGAGGAAGACGTACTTAAAGAGCAGTTTTCCCAACTGACGTATGATGGGGTATCGATCGATGAACATCTCCTTTCCTCCCATGACCAAAACCGGGATCAACTATGCAAGGAAGCTATTTCGCAGAAAGGTTGA
- the map gene encoding type I methionyl aminopeptidase gives MIILKTPEEIELMHAAGKILAACHREIAKMIRPGISTWEIDQFAEEFLAENGATPEQKGFHGYPYATCGSVNDVICHGFPKKEPLRDGDIVTIDMVVRKNGWLADSAWSYEVGTVSPEAKRLLEVTEKSLYLGIEQAVVGNRIGDISHAIQTYAQEQGYSVVRDFTGHGIGQEMHEEPFVPHFGPPGRGQRLKEGMVITIEPMLNIGTYHAMVDEDGWTARTRDGKLSAQYEHTLAITANGPVILTKQ, from the coding sequence ATGATTATCCTCAAGACACCTGAAGAAATTGAACTCATGCATGCAGCAGGCAAAATTTTGGCCGCTTGTCATCGTGAGATTGCCAAGATGATTCGCCCAGGCATTTCTACCTGGGAGATTGATCAATTCGCAGAAGAATTTTTGGCTGAAAATGGCGCGACCCCTGAGCAAAAAGGGTTTCATGGATATCCCTATGCCACATGCGGTTCAGTAAATGATGTCATCTGCCACGGCTTCCCGAAAAAAGAGCCTCTGCGTGATGGCGATATCGTTACAATCGACATGGTTGTTCGCAAAAACGGTTGGCTGGCTGACTCCGCTTGGTCTTATGAAGTGGGAACAGTGTCCCCGGAAGCGAAAAGACTGCTGGAAGTCACTGAAAAATCGCTGTATCTCGGTATTGAGCAAGCTGTCGTAGGCAATCGAATTGGTGACATTTCCCACGCCATCCAAACGTATGCGCAAGAACAAGGCTACTCCGTCGTGCGCGATTTTACCGGACATGGTATCGGTCAGGAAATGCATGAGGAGCCGTTCGTTCCTCACTTTGGCCCTCCTGGCAGAGGACAACGCCTCAAAGAAGGCATGGTCATTACCATTGAGCCCATGCTGAACATCGGGACGTACCACGCGATGGTCGATGAAGATGGTTGGACAGCACGTACTCGCGATGGGAAGCTGTCGGCTCAATACGAGCATACCCTCGCTATTACCGCGAATGGACCTGTTATCTTAACAAAACAATAA
- a CDS encoding PspC domain-containing protein: MMERRLYRSHDKRLFGVCGGIAQFLRIDSTLVRVGVVVLTVFTGVPILLYLLMAMIMPKEPQWSYASDGFPMHDAPYSGHARMNDLDQEIDRLEKRALVQEVYRLREELGKYKGL, translated from the coding sequence ATGATGGAAAGACGACTATACCGTTCTCATGATAAACGGTTATTTGGAGTTTGTGGTGGGATTGCGCAATTTCTGCGCATTGACTCTACGCTGGTACGTGTAGGAGTTGTCGTTCTCACTGTTTTTACAGGAGTACCGATTTTGCTTTACCTGCTGATGGCGATGATCATGCCAAAGGAACCGCAGTGGTCATACGCTTCTGACGGATTCCCGATGCATGATGCACCATATAGTGGACATGCACGTATGAACGATTTGGATCAGGAGATTGACCGTTTGGAGAAGCGTGCTTTGGTACAGGAAGTGTATCGCCTGCGTGAAGAATTGGGCAAATACAAAGGACTCTAA
- a CDS encoding DedA family protein, with the protein MEDVMGTFGDYIAQYGYGALFGLFFLGILGMPLPEETLLVFSGFLVSTGKLDFWPTFFVCFLGSVTAMTVAYWIGRTLGYAFLERYGKRLGMGYTVYKKTEEWFNRVGKWALPLGYFIPGVRQFTAYFAGITRLPFPTFMLYTYLGGLFWSLLFVTLGWQLGERWDELFDLIARNLAIFFIALLALIATWSYFRHKKNVKKQLRRDQNE; encoded by the coding sequence GTGGAAGATGTAATGGGAACCTTCGGTGACTATATTGCGCAATATGGGTATGGCGCCTTGTTTGGATTGTTCTTTCTAGGAATTTTGGGGATGCCCTTGCCTGAAGAAACGCTGCTCGTTTTTTCTGGATTCCTTGTCTCAACGGGAAAATTGGATTTTTGGCCTACTTTTTTCGTTTGCTTTCTCGGTTCCGTTACAGCGATGACGGTGGCATACTGGATCGGAAGAACGTTGGGCTATGCTTTTCTCGAACGATATGGGAAACGACTGGGGATGGGCTATACGGTTTACAAAAAAACGGAAGAGTGGTTTAATCGCGTCGGTAAATGGGCGCTTCCGCTAGGCTATTTCATCCCTGGTGTTCGTCAGTTTACGGCCTATTTTGCCGGGATTACGCGATTGCCTTTTCCGACTTTCATGCTCTATACCTATTTGGGTGGGCTATTTTGGAGCTTGCTTTTTGTGACGCTTGGCTGGCAATTAGGAGAACGCTGGGATGAGCTGTTTGATTTGATTGCTCGTAACCTCGCGATTTTCTTTATCGCGTTGCTCGCATTGATCGCAACCTGGTCGTATTTCAGACACAAGAAGAATGTAAAAAAGCAATTACGGAGGGATCAGAATGAGTGA
- a CDS encoding TetR/AcrR family transcriptional regulator: MTEAKRPRVPREKAQEIILNAAEELFYQEGVHAVSVDAIVERAGMNKMSVYRQFSSKTDLILAYMTRKQDVFWQEWEESIAKHPNRPREQLIQFFADLAERASNEQFRGCCFINVAVEFPDPVHPVRELVCSHQKRIRDAFLDRTTALGAAHPCELAYTLILLMEGTYADSQTYGTDSAAIRMVPAIVEKVLDQALHN; encoded by the coding sequence ATGACGGAAGCAAAACGGCCTCGCGTGCCTCGAGAAAAAGCACAAGAGATCATATTGAACGCTGCTGAAGAATTGTTTTATCAAGAAGGGGTCCATGCCGTCAGTGTAGACGCCATCGTCGAGCGTGCCGGAATGAATAAAATGAGCGTCTACCGGCAGTTTTCCTCGAAAACGGACCTGATTCTCGCCTACATGACCCGTAAGCAAGACGTATTTTGGCAAGAGTGGGAAGAGAGCATCGCCAAACATCCCAACCGGCCACGAGAGCAGCTCATTCAGTTTTTTGCTGATTTGGCTGAGCGAGCGTCCAACGAGCAATTTCGCGGCTGTTGCTTTATCAATGTAGCTGTCGAGTTTCCTGATCCGGTTCATCCTGTTCGCGAGTTGGTTTGCTCGCATCAGAAACGAATCCGCGATGCTTTTTTGGACCGCACGACTGCCCTTGGCGCTGCGCATCCATGCGAGTTGGCCTATACGCTTATTTTGTTGATGGAAGGTACTTACGCGGATAGCCAGACATACGGAACCGATAGTGCAGCGATCCGCATGGTTCCTGCCATCGTAGAAAAAGTTTTGGACCAAGCGCTTCACAATTAA
- a CDS encoding YkvA family protein translates to MSEENRNENLLPVVQKPTELVPVVLPEKHQRFYDKLREKIETFIRDKGVNDSVANFILLAPDLFVLLARLMLDKRVGVQSKALAGVAVAYFITPIDFIPEVLVGGFGLLDDVILAVYALRKILVDIDESIVREHWNGEEDLLAVITKVVRSADDLVGKKIVKKLEETLFRKK, encoded by the coding sequence ATGAGTGAAGAAAACCGCAACGAAAATCTACTGCCTGTGGTTCAGAAGCCAACTGAACTGGTTCCTGTAGTATTACCAGAAAAACATCAGCGATTTTATGATAAATTGCGTGAAAAAATCGAAACGTTCATTAGAGACAAGGGAGTCAATGATTCTGTAGCCAACTTTATATTGCTTGCACCAGATTTGTTTGTACTCTTGGCCCGCCTTATGCTGGACAAGCGCGTAGGTGTTCAATCAAAAGCGTTAGCGGGTGTAGCGGTTGCCTACTTCATTACCCCGATTGATTTTATTCCGGAGGTATTAGTCGGCGGATTCGGACTTCTGGACGACGTTATTTTGGCTGTTTATGCTTTACGCAAGATTTTGGTGGATATCGATGAATCGATTGTACGTGAGCATTGGAATGGCGAAGAAGACCTTTTGGCTGTCATTACGAAGGTGGTTCGATCAGCGGATGATTTAGTCGGCAAGAAAATAGTGAAAAAGCTGGAAGAAACCCTGTTCCGAAAAAAATAA